One Streptomyces sp. SAI-135 DNA segment encodes these proteins:
- a CDS encoding TetR/AcrR family transcriptional regulator, with translation MSSMRRTAAPRQERLSREVIADSAIALADVEGLEAVTIRRLAKQHNVTPTALYWHFKEKDQLLDGMAERLFANVELPPEDSSPWAQQLSAVLAAFLAALRPHPAVAPLLSSRVLASPAGLALTERTLSLLRLGNLPADRTAEVGGYLLSAVIALVTAEPGREHPSDEEAREDAVRAKRASLTALSPRRYPTVVWCADALADCVSPDEYYAFNLDMLVGGVTSMTPAGAK, from the coding sequence ATGTCGTCGATGAGAAGAACTGCGGCCCCGCGGCAGGAGCGGTTGAGTCGGGAGGTGATCGCGGACAGTGCAATCGCACTCGCCGACGTCGAGGGGCTGGAGGCGGTGACCATCCGCAGGCTGGCTAAGCAGCACAATGTCACCCCAACCGCCCTGTACTGGCATTTCAAGGAGAAGGACCAGCTGCTCGACGGCATGGCGGAACGCCTGTTCGCGAACGTGGAACTCCCGCCCGAGGACTCCTCGCCGTGGGCTCAGCAACTGAGCGCGGTCCTGGCGGCGTTCCTGGCCGCCCTGCGCCCCCACCCCGCCGTCGCCCCTCTGCTGTCGTCGCGGGTCCTCGCGTCCCCGGCGGGCCTCGCCCTTACCGAACGCACCCTTTCGCTACTGCGGCTCGGCAACCTGCCAGCGGACCGCACTGCAGAAGTGGGCGGGTATCTGCTCAGTGCCGTCATTGCCCTGGTCACCGCGGAGCCTGGACGCGAGCATCCGAGTGACGAAGAGGCGCGCGAAGATGCCGTTCGAGCAAAGAGAGCGTCGCTCACAGCCTTGTCCCCCCGTCGGTACCCGACGGTGGTCTGGTGTGCGGACGCACTGGCCGATTGCGTGAGCCCTGATGAGTACTACGCCTTCAACCTCGACATGCTCGTCGGCGGTGTCACCTCCATGACACCGGCCGGCGCCAAGTGA
- a CDS encoding XRE family transcriptional regulator, translating into MRKYLTPDQIRLREDLAGARDRIIVLLNLAVGESLGMEQAQEFVEKARAWSGANAFRLLRYLASRPDALSAPTPDCPPCGVRLIALLIAGGHGEKVGLVPCADCGRTNPVPTYAGPEGRLCHGCSSRRLAVPCARCGKLAKAAARRPDGRICQVCKEKEPGSRKECGSCRRMMIPTRHLPDGTYLCQTCAPKKLQTCCRCGRRRRANALTADGPVCGTCYASPARRCGICEQVAPIRVRAKGEAPDICYRCYVRPEKLCTVCGRIRRGHHIDHGNGPFHCDGCVPREARKRQLHMCARCGQERKVGVFWPVGPVCPLCYRAALTQPESCTMCGRQRILVGRTPDGGRICKACSFPDERPDYCSSCQQPDDLLPGRRCPRCTLLAKVTSLLSRDGTTLDASLRPLADVLSDAPNPYPVLAWLRRSPAARLLGQLVTAPDELDHAALDALPQGHATTYVRSLLTTAGLLPSRDENLALLINWTARTLAKLPGHQATLIRPFAEWHIIRDARRRSARGRYTYTAHKGDCANIRAAIDFLTWLDTQQHTLQSLTQENLDIWAISRPTLRARSIPFIRWAGARHLTRAGLTIEHPPSQLPGQFQIEEDHYEELRRCLNDPTLPSDVRIAAALIRLYALPLTRIVELTTDHLHHDADHTYLTIIRHPVVLPPKLARLIDDHLEDGSRHGNEATRYLLPGRAPGRPRNPAGLSDKLKRYGLPARAARNTAMMQALADLPPVVLSDLIGIQPRTAERFAALAGENWSDYLAGRHHARA; encoded by the coding sequence GTGAGGAAGTACCTGACCCCGGACCAGATCCGGCTGCGCGAGGACCTGGCCGGGGCCCGTGACCGGATCATCGTCCTGCTGAACCTGGCCGTCGGAGAGTCCCTCGGCATGGAGCAGGCTCAGGAGTTCGTCGAGAAGGCGCGGGCATGGAGCGGTGCGAACGCCTTTCGCCTGCTGCGCTATCTCGCGTCCAGACCCGACGCGCTGAGTGCGCCGACGCCGGACTGCCCGCCCTGCGGGGTACGGCTGATCGCACTGCTGATCGCGGGCGGCCACGGCGAGAAAGTGGGCCTGGTGCCCTGCGCCGACTGCGGACGGACGAACCCGGTGCCGACGTACGCCGGACCCGAAGGACGGCTGTGCCATGGCTGCTCCAGTCGGCGCCTGGCGGTCCCGTGCGCGCGGTGCGGCAAGCTCGCGAAGGCAGCGGCGCGACGTCCGGACGGACGGATCTGCCAAGTGTGCAAGGAGAAGGAGCCGGGTTCGCGCAAGGAGTGCGGCAGCTGCCGCCGGATGATGATTCCCACCCGGCATCTGCCCGACGGCACCTACCTGTGCCAGACCTGCGCCCCCAAGAAGCTCCAGACGTGCTGCCGCTGTGGCCGCCGGCGGCGGGCGAACGCGCTGACAGCCGACGGGCCCGTCTGCGGGACCTGCTATGCGAGCCCTGCGCGCCGGTGCGGCATCTGCGAGCAGGTGGCGCCCATCAGGGTGCGGGCAAAAGGCGAGGCTCCCGACATCTGCTACCGCTGCTACGTGCGGCCGGAGAAGCTCTGCACCGTATGCGGGCGGATCCGTCGCGGTCACCACATCGACCACGGCAATGGACCGTTCCACTGCGATGGGTGCGTCCCACGCGAGGCCCGCAAGCGGCAGCTGCACATGTGCGCACGGTGCGGCCAGGAGCGCAAGGTGGGCGTGTTCTGGCCGGTAGGGCCCGTCTGCCCCTTGTGCTACCGGGCTGCTCTGACGCAACCGGAATCGTGCACGATGTGCGGCCGGCAGCGCATTCTCGTGGGCCGCACCCCGGACGGCGGCCGCATCTGTAAGGCGTGCTCCTTCCCCGACGAGCGGCCCGATTACTGCTCGTCCTGCCAGCAACCGGATGACCTCCTGCCGGGACGCCGCTGTCCACGCTGCACCCTTCTCGCCAAGGTGACCAGCCTGCTCTCACGCGACGGAACCACCCTCGACGCCTCCCTGCGGCCGCTCGCCGATGTACTCAGCGACGCTCCCAACCCCTACCCGGTCCTGGCCTGGCTGCGCCGAAGCCCCGCCGCGCGCCTCCTGGGCCAGCTGGTAACCGCGCCCGACGAACTCGACCACGCGGCCCTTGATGCGCTGCCCCAAGGACACGCCACCACCTACGTCCGCAGCCTGCTCACCACCGCAGGCCTACTTCCGTCACGCGATGAGAACCTCGCCCTGCTCATCAACTGGACGGCCCGCACGCTGGCCAAGCTGCCGGGACATCAGGCGACCCTGATCCGCCCGTTCGCCGAGTGGCACATCATCCGCGACGCCCGCCGGCGCTCAGCGCGCGGCCGCTACACCTACACCGCCCACAAGGGCGACTGCGCCAACATCCGCGCCGCCATCGACTTCCTCACCTGGCTGGACACCCAGCAACACACCCTCCAGAGCCTCACACAGGAAAACCTGGACATCTGGGCAATCTCCAGGCCCACCCTGCGAGCCCGCTCCATCCCTTTCATCCGCTGGGCTGGCGCCCGCCACCTCACCCGGGCCGGCCTGACCATCGAACACCCGCCCTCCCAGCTCCCCGGCCAGTTCCAGATCGAAGAAGACCACTACGAGGAACTACGCCGGTGCCTGAACGACCCCACGCTTCCGTCGGACGTTCGCATCGCCGCAGCCCTCATCCGCCTCTACGCCCTCCCTCTGACCCGCATCGTCGAACTCACCACCGACCACCTCCACCACGACGCGGATCACACCTACCTGACGATCATCCGCCACCCCGTCGTCCTGCCACCGAAGCTCGCCCGCCTCATCGACGACCACCTCGAAGACGGATCCCGGCACGGCAACGAAGCCACCAGGTACCTGCTGCCGGGCCGAGCCCCCGGGCGCCCCCGCAACCCTGCGGGACTGTCCGACAAACTCAAGCGCTACGGCCTGCCCGCCCGCGCAGCCCGGAACACGGCCATGATGCAAGCGCTCGCCGACCTGCCACCCGTCGTGCTCTCCGACTTGATCGGCATCCAGCCGAGAACCGCGGAACGCTTCGCAGCCCTGGCCGGCGAGAACTGGTCCGACTACCTGGCCGGTCGCCATCATGCCCGCGCCTGA
- a CDS encoding tyrosine-type recombinase/integrase: MVAQAPGSASLVLAPNVVHLDPEPAVFTAMKEGWARQQHARFLKASTIEPRLRLINRFEVFTGLYPWQWTPADGEAFITHLRSGANPIRMSTARTYEVTITLFVEYLLDRRYGWVDTCRERFGQAPQVVFHEANSVVHTLEYEGNPRRRPLTYDEVQALFDAADARPAQIRGHGRKGTLTALRDAAVLKTIYAYGTRRTESSMVDLVDLRRHRKSPQFGQFGSLAVRYGKSSKGAPPKRRTVLLVPEMDWVVDVLGEWVHEVRPRLAPGRHPALWVTERAGRMSPRSINEAFTTARDAAGLDGALDLHCLRHSYITHLTEFGYPARFVQEQVGHSHGSTTAIYMGVSDEYRNHLLEASLKRRLGDDWDLT, translated from the coding sequence ATGGTTGCTCAGGCACCCGGTTCGGCGAGTCTCGTCCTCGCTCCGAACGTTGTGCATCTGGACCCGGAGCCAGCAGTGTTCACGGCGATGAAGGAGGGCTGGGCCCGGCAGCAACACGCCCGGTTCCTGAAGGCTTCGACGATCGAACCGCGACTGCGTCTGATCAACAGGTTCGAGGTGTTCACGGGGCTGTACCCGTGGCAATGGACTCCAGCGGACGGCGAAGCATTCATCACCCACCTGCGTAGCGGCGCCAATCCGATCCGTATGTCGACGGCGCGGACGTACGAGGTGACGATCACCTTGTTCGTGGAGTACCTGCTGGACCGCCGGTACGGATGGGTGGACACCTGTCGGGAGCGGTTCGGGCAGGCGCCTCAGGTTGTCTTTCACGAGGCCAACTCGGTGGTGCACACGCTGGAGTACGAGGGCAACCCTCGTCGCCGGCCGCTGACCTACGACGAGGTCCAGGCCCTGTTCGACGCGGCCGATGCCCGGCCGGCCCAGATCCGCGGACACGGGCGGAAGGGGACGCTGACCGCGCTGCGTGACGCCGCGGTGCTGAAGACGATCTACGCCTACGGAACCCGGCGCACCGAGTCCTCCATGGTCGACCTGGTGGACTTACGACGGCATCGGAAGAGCCCACAGTTCGGGCAGTTCGGCTCGCTGGCGGTGCGGTACGGGAAGTCGTCCAAGGGGGCGCCGCCGAAGCGGCGGACCGTGCTGCTGGTGCCGGAGATGGACTGGGTGGTCGACGTCCTGGGCGAGTGGGTGCATGAGGTGCGTCCTCGGCTGGCGCCGGGCCGGCATCCGGCATTGTGGGTGACCGAGCGGGCCGGGCGGATGTCGCCGCGCTCGATCAACGAGGCCTTCACCACAGCTCGGGACGCGGCCGGTCTGGATGGAGCCCTCGATCTGCACTGTCTGCGCCACAGCTACATCACGCACCTGACAGAGTTCGGCTACCCCGCGCGGTTCGTCCAGGAACAGGTCGGCCACTCCCACGGCTCGACGACTGCCATCTACATGGGTGTCTCCGACGAGTACCGCAACCACCTGCTGGAGGCTTCGCTGAAGCGCCGGCTCGGCGACGACTGGGACCTGACGTGA
- a CDS encoding polymorphic toxin type 43 domain-containing protein yields the protein MEEAHPGRLPGVRLAPFGTGRGATTGVWPDDKGFLGMSADAGTGLTHIGAREYDPSTGQFISVDPLLQLDLHQTLNGYSYGMQNPATHPDPSGMGIACGTGNGFDIPCPKNDSNGDGVTNPGNSNTNAKGRDTDVTWADEGPTNTDVNGDGYITLLPGVHIPAEWHGTAQFASLFYARLDELSYYGLDFYLDHPDEPVAKLDISKALLESCDKTGCPSEKKFFFNFFAENVVAGISEGGTSSGSAGLGRLPSPKNKKQSSGCQCFLAGTDVLMADGTTKDIEHVKVGDEVWATDPETGETKAGEVTRLISTENDKKFNELSIAADQGIENLTATYEHPFWSPSEQRWIEAHQLKPGMTLLTDDRRTAIVTGNRSFALHARTYNLTIEGLHTYYVLAGETPVLVHNSSCLIDGSGPAKGVLEVSDRVKSVGAVKNFSPKGERDFIFDPTTGRFATGADQGVGGHDFLGSAVGADKSTMVGGRLRRGPNGELQTNQWSGHYGMNWNDSTRKAFQDFMSQHGITVSHTPSMHW from the coding sequence GTGGAAGAGGCCCACCCGGGCCGCCTGCCGGGAGTCCGGCTAGCACCCTTCGGAACGGGCCGCGGCGCGACCACCGGCGTATGGCCCGACGACAAGGGCTTCCTCGGCATGAGCGCCGACGCCGGCACCGGACTGACGCATATCGGAGCGCGTGAGTACGACCCCAGCACCGGTCAATTCATCAGCGTCGACCCCCTGCTCCAACTGGACCTGCACCAGACGCTGAACGGCTACAGCTACGGCATGCAGAACCCGGCCACGCACCCGGACCCGAGCGGCATGGGCATAGCGTGCGGCACCGGCAACGGCTTCGACATTCCGTGCCCCAAGAACGACTCCAACGGCGACGGTGTCACCAACCCCGGTAACAGCAACACCAACGCCAAGGGCAGAGACACCGATGTCACATGGGCGGACGAGGGACCGACGAACACGGACGTGAACGGAGACGGGTACATCACGCTGCTCCCAGGCGTCCACATTCCCGCCGAGTGGCACGGAACAGCGCAATTCGCGAGCCTCTTCTACGCACGACTGGACGAACTGTCCTACTACGGACTCGACTTCTACCTCGACCACCCAGACGAGCCTGTCGCCAAACTCGACATCAGTAAAGCCCTGCTGGAATCCTGCGACAAAACGGGATGCCCATCGGAAAAGAAATTCTTCTTCAACTTCTTCGCTGAAAATGTGGTCGCAGGTATCAGTGAGGGTGGAACATCGAGCGGTTCCGCCGGGCTCGGGCGGCTTCCATCCCCCAAGAATAAGAAGCAGAGCTCGGGCTGCCAGTGTTTCCTCGCCGGGACGGACGTTCTCATGGCGGACGGCACCACGAAGGATATCGAGCACGTCAAGGTCGGCGATGAAGTATGGGCCACCGATCCTGAGACCGGCGAAACCAAAGCCGGCGAAGTAACGCGCCTCATCAGCACCGAGAACGACAAGAAGTTCAACGAGCTGTCCATCGCGGCCGACCAGGGCATTGAAAACCTCACCGCGACCTACGAGCACCCCTTCTGGTCACCGTCGGAACAGCGCTGGATCGAAGCCCACCAGCTCAAACCCGGCATGACCCTCCTCACCGACGACCGCCGAACCGCGATCGTCACAGGCAACAGATCCTTCGCGCTTCACGCCAGGACGTACAACCTCACGATCGAGGGGTTGCACACGTACTATGTGCTGGCGGGCGAGACGCCAGTTCTGGTTCACAACTCCAGTTGCCTCATTGACGGAAGTGGTCCGGCCAAGGGGGTTCTTGAGGTGAGTGATCGTGTGAAATCTGTCGGTGCGGTGAAGAACTTCAGCCCGAAGGGCGAGAGGGACTTCATCTTCGATCCAACCACAGGACGCTTTGCGACTGGAGCCGACCAAGGTGTTGGCGGTCACGATTTCCTGGGGAGCGCGGTTGGTGCTGACAAGTCGACGATGGTCGGAGGTCGTCTTCGCCGGGGGCCGAATGGGGAATTGCAAACCAATCAATGGTCCGGGCACTATGGAATGAACTGGAATGACTCGACAAGAAAGGCTTTCCAGGACTTCATGAGTCAGCACGGGATAACCGTGAGTCACACCCCGAGCATGCATTGGTAG
- a CDS encoding barstar family protein, giving the protein MFGGLVRIADHVAWDRGFPVKYLLVREDEEGEEKYWGRCASVEGMFVDKVPPKREVLTLRGCTPRGSLRDALSRAAESTGLLGDVCVEVWDDQQPLQWWTLVDAVVLANQLNRSDPALVDIVVGAGVEEEHAWDHTLPVSPQFKLFAGTTMVASPAGDCVGVDGLFVSRGAPPSTPLHLIGCEAAEPLLAVLRRPRKWDRDWVQLWALDRHGEVMYRHNVYLRIEKTQPSVLGGALVDITLADGGDDRPPLLARPIWETWYRGAPTTRNQWAPYSAQGRSEWLDLTATRMSGQRPDRSGRIHHLDGKFVTDVPGLHCAMAEALVGPGGYFGREWNAFKDCLGGGFGVALPFTLVWHDADVARRALADVVSDPDEGLSYFEDIIRLLKRCGVTVVLQ; this is encoded by the coding sequence GTGTTCGGGGGACTTGTGCGGATCGCAGATCACGTTGCCTGGGATCGGGGTTTCCCGGTCAAGTACCTGCTGGTCCGTGAGGACGAGGAGGGCGAGGAGAAGTACTGGGGACGGTGCGCGAGCGTCGAGGGCATGTTTGTGGACAAGGTGCCGCCGAAACGCGAGGTATTGACGCTGCGAGGATGCACTCCCAGAGGTTCTTTGCGCGATGCCCTGTCGCGAGCCGCAGAGTCGACTGGGCTGCTGGGTGATGTGTGTGTCGAGGTATGGGACGACCAGCAGCCGCTGCAGTGGTGGACCCTGGTGGACGCTGTCGTCCTCGCCAACCAGCTGAACCGAAGCGACCCGGCCCTGGTGGATATCGTCGTGGGGGCTGGGGTCGAAGAGGAGCACGCCTGGGACCACACCCTGCCAGTGTCGCCGCAATTCAAACTGTTCGCGGGAACCACCATGGTCGCCAGTCCCGCTGGAGACTGCGTCGGAGTGGATGGGCTGTTTGTCTCGCGTGGGGCCCCGCCATCGACTCCACTGCACCTCATCGGGTGCGAAGCCGCCGAACCCTTGCTCGCCGTCTTGCGTCGGCCCCGCAAGTGGGACCGGGACTGGGTGCAATTGTGGGCGCTGGACCGCCACGGCGAGGTGATGTACCGCCACAACGTGTACCTGCGAATCGAGAAGACACAGCCGTCTGTGCTCGGAGGCGCCCTCGTCGACATCACACTCGCTGACGGCGGCGACGATCGGCCTCCGCTGTTGGCCCGGCCGATCTGGGAGACCTGGTATCGGGGAGCTCCGACAACCCGCAACCAATGGGCCCCGTACTCCGCGCAGGGTAGATCCGAGTGGCTTGACCTGACGGCCACCCGCATGAGCGGCCAGCGCCCGGACCGCTCTGGCCGCATCCATCATCTTGACGGCAAGTTCGTCACCGACGTGCCCGGCCTTCACTGCGCGATGGCAGAGGCCCTCGTGGGGCCCGGGGGCTACTTCGGGCGGGAGTGGAACGCGTTCAAGGACTGCCTGGGTGGTGGTTTCGGCGTGGCTTTGCCCTTCACCCTGGTCTGGCACGATGCGGACGTAGCGCGTCGAGCGCTGGCAGACGTCGTCTCGGACCCTGATGAGGGCCTCTCCTATTTCGAGGACATCATTCGGCTGCTCAAACGCTGCGGTGTAACCGTCGTTCTTCAGTAG
- a CDS encoding SMI1/KNR4 family protein has protein sequence MEDAILGAVALLREAFPAEVRHSPLGWEALWAWERKHGVVLPEPYRTFVAEIANGTDDGPPDEGGLLPVGEKPDSWAAWEADCWMSPEPFDGTAARVPSQPFPLKEEWQWEYDYYDHSRHSFLLHQTYQHGSVLLGSDGSGEYWTLVVTGPQRGRVWWLRDGCAAPYADSLSALPGGDFLHWVRDWHVGQGWWRAE, from the coding sequence GTGGAAGATGCGATTTTGGGTGCGGTAGCCCTCCTGCGTGAGGCCTTTCCGGCAGAGGTCCGGCACAGCCCTTTGGGCTGGGAGGCCCTTTGGGCGTGGGAGCGCAAGCACGGCGTGGTGTTGCCTGAGCCGTACCGCACCTTCGTTGCCGAGATCGCGAACGGCACCGACGACGGTCCGCCAGACGAGGGGGGTCTGCTGCCCGTGGGAGAGAAGCCAGACAGCTGGGCTGCCTGGGAAGCGGACTGCTGGATGAGCCCGGAGCCGTTCGATGGCACCGCTGCACGCGTGCCCAGTCAGCCTTTCCCACTCAAGGAGGAATGGCAGTGGGAGTACGACTACTACGACCACAGCCGCCACTCGTTCCTGTTGCACCAGACCTACCAGCACGGCTCGGTGCTGCTGGGCAGCGACGGGTCCGGTGAGTACTGGACGCTGGTGGTGACCGGGCCGCAACGCGGTCGGGTCTGGTGGCTCAGAGACGGATGCGCCGCACCCTATGCCGACTCCCTCTCCGCTCTGCCGGGGGGCGATTTCCTGCACTGGGTGAGGGACTGGCATGTCGGACAGGGCTGGTGGCGGGCCGAGTAG
- a CDS encoding helix-turn-helix transcriptional regulator: MIKKMGYEWRLRQIMAEQEMFHTSDLVPLLAERGVILSREQVYRLVTQPPQRMSMDTLVALCDIFGCTPNDLIKPTVINAQVKKTAGGEEAPLPLTERRTTIRRPGPAP, from the coding sequence GTGATCAAGAAAATGGGCTACGAGTGGCGGCTGCGGCAGATCATGGCCGAGCAGGAGATGTTCCACACCTCCGACCTCGTCCCGCTGCTCGCCGAGCGCGGGGTGATCCTGTCGCGTGAGCAGGTCTACCGTCTGGTGACGCAGCCCCCGCAGCGGATGAGCATGGACACCCTGGTCGCCCTGTGCGACATCTTCGGCTGTACCCCGAACGACCTCATCAAGCCGACAGTCATCAACGCGCAGGTGAAGAAGACCGCGGGCGGCGAGGAGGCACCGCTGCCGCTGACGGAGCGCAGGACCACGATCCGCCGCCCGGGCCCGGCGCCGTGA